One part of the Pecten maximus chromosome 1, xPecMax1.1, whole genome shotgun sequence genome encodes these proteins:
- the LOC117335798 gene encoding acetylcholine receptor subunit alpha-like, translating to MDTTKLLLQDLFLNYSKDVIPVKNQSKPITVYMDLSLVSINDFDEVAGTIAIVAILHISWKDESLVWNTSMYGNTTLLTFPQTKLWLPEMFLLNPVDSNEPISNTHFKVTVANTGNVLWLAGGLFKATCTPDISKFPFDQHTCTLDVSPWGFSSEQVTLVIPSPTIHFPFYSMNSEWDVIGSNTTVWSDAFPIGKYSITIKRRYLNFVVSVVIPIIMLALVNPFVFVLPFDSGERASYSMTVLLAFTVYMTVVSDRMPASSFPISYLAYYILSMLTSSVLIVIVNIFQTRTYGKDDAVHSVPRYISRFITFFRWKFRSNKIHTKEQSLSVQVSGECKTVKDGENVPQLQKPESLNKTEPLDEKMFEVENKSNNKAYSPTWYVVAKIADMVYFAMFSIITVVVTIALFVVITS from the coding sequence ATGGATACAACCAAATTATTGCTGCAGGACTTGTTCTTAAATTACTCCAAAGATGTCATCCCCGTTAAAAACCAATCCAAACCAATAACTGTGTACATGGACCTAAGCTTGGTTTCTATTAACGACTTCGACGAAGTAGCAGGGACGATCGCGATAGTAGCAATCCTACATATTTCCTGGAAGGACGAAAGTTTGGTATGGAATACCTCAATGTACGGGAACACAACGCTGCTGACATTCCCCCAGACTAAACTATGGCTACCAGAGATGTTTCTACTCAACCCCGTCGACTCTAATGAACCAATTAGCAACACACATTTCAAAGTTACGGTAGCCAACACTGGAAATGTTTTGTGGCTTGCTGGCGGATTGTTTAAAGCAACGTGTACACCCGATATTTCCAAATTTCCATTTGACCAACACACCTGTACTCTAGATGTGAGTCCATGGGGATTTTCTTCTGAGCAGGTGACGTTGGTAATACCGTCACCAACTATTCATTTCCCATTTTATTCCATGAACAGTGAATGGGATGTAATAGGATCTAATACAACAGTTTGGTCGGACGCATTTCCAATTGGAAAATACTCTATAACTATCAAGCGACGTTATTTGAATTTCGTGGTCAGCGTGGTGATTCCCATAATCATGTTAGCTCTCGTGAACCCGTTTGTGTTTGTTCTACCATTTGACTCTGGAGAGAGGGCGTCGTACAGTATGACAGTGTTACTGGCCTTCACGGTGTATATGACAGTGGTGAGTGACAGGATGCCGGCCTCCTCCTTCCCCATATCCTACCTGGCCTACTATATACTGTCCATGCTCACTAGCAGTGTTCTCATTGTAATTGTCAACATATTTCAAACCCGAACGTACGGTAAAGACGATGCCGTCCACTCCGTCCCACGATATATTAGCAGATTTATAACGTTTTTTCGGTGGAAATTCAGAAGTAACAAAATTCATACTAAAGAACAGAGTTTGTCAGTACAAGTCAGCGGGGAATGCAAAACAGTAAAGGATGGAGAAAATGTCCCTCAACTACAGAAACCAGAGTCGCTCAATAAGACTGAACCATTGGACGAGAAGATGTTTGAAGTAGAGAATAAATCGAATAATAAGGCATATTCACCGACGTGGTATGTGGTAGCAAAGATAGCGGATATGGTATACTTTGCCATGTTCTCGATTATAACAGTCGTTGTAACTATTGCCCTTTTCGTAGTAATTACTTCATAA